A window of Sutcliffiella cohnii contains these coding sequences:
- a CDS encoding aliphatic sulfonate ABC transporter substrate-binding protein: MKTRKNGIFPAIILSISIGLLSACGQTATGEKKLEKIRLDYAFYSPTSLVLKEFGWLEEDLKDEGIEVEWVQSLGSNKALEFLNSNSIDFGSTAGAAALIAKANNAPIESVYIYSKPEWTALVTQGETELTSVSDLKGKKVAATLGTDPHIFLLRSLADAGLKPTDVEIVNLQHGDGASALVSGQVSAWAGLDPHMAVLEVKNGTSYIYRNTEFNTYGTLNVRTDFAKNYPEHVEKVIELYEQARAWTIENPEEAAKILAEQAQLDAAVAKLQLSRNDFSNPIPSEVQVKALIEAGKVLQTSGIIDSNVNVEKLATELIQSTFATNVIKLEDE; encoded by the coding sequence ATGAAAACAAGAAAGAATGGGATATTTCCAGCTATAATACTGAGTATTTCCATCGGTTTACTTAGCGCTTGTGGTCAAACGGCAACTGGAGAGAAGAAGTTAGAGAAAATTAGGCTTGATTATGCTTTTTATTCACCAACGAGTTTAGTTTTAAAAGAATTTGGATGGTTAGAAGAGGACCTAAAAGATGAAGGCATTGAAGTGGAGTGGGTTCAAAGTCTTGGTAGCAATAAAGCGCTAGAATTTTTAAATAGTAATAGTATTGATTTTGGTTCAACGGCGGGTGCAGCTGCACTTATTGCAAAAGCAAACAATGCTCCGATTGAGTCCGTTTATATTTATTCGAAACCAGAATGGACGGCGCTCGTTACACAAGGTGAGACCGAGCTAACATCAGTCTCTGACTTAAAAGGGAAAAAGGTTGCTGCAACGTTAGGAACAGATCCACATATTTTCTTACTTCGTTCACTAGCTGACGCTGGATTAAAGCCGACAGACGTTGAGATCGTCAATTTGCAGCATGGAGACGGGGCGTCTGCGTTAGTATCTGGTCAAGTAAGTGCTTGGGCAGGGTTAGATCCACATATGGCAGTACTTGAAGTGAAGAATGGAACAAGTTATATATATCGGAATACAGAATTTAATACGTATGGAACGCTAAACGTACGTACGGATTTTGCCAAAAACTATCCAGAACATGTGGAAAAAGTAATTGAGCTTTACGAACAGGCGAGAGCTTGGACAATCGAAAATCCAGAAGAAGCGGCTAAGATTCTAGCAGAGCAAGCCCAGTTAGACGCTGCGGTTGCCAAACTACAACTATCAAGAAATGATTTTTCTAATCCAATTCCTAGTGAGGTTCAAGTGAAGGCTCTTATTGAAGCGGGAAAAGTTTTACAGACTAGTGGAATTATTGACTCGAACGTTAACGTTGAAAAATTGGCGACCGAACTCATTCAATCCACATTTGCTACAAATGTCATTAAATTGGAGGATGAATAA
- a CDS encoding ABC transporter permease, whose protein sequence is MAQQSGSNYVKPLRSTFRVRFPIQRILQASKSVFIGSVLPISLVIAWEVLSRVGVFPPHLLPAPSLIIQKIVSMIQDGSLWGHIGITLTRVFAGFLLGAVFAILLGAIVGFYKLAEQLLDPILQAFRSIPSLAWVPLFILWLSIGETSKITLIAVGVFFPVYLNIVSGIKGVDRKLIEVGKIYGFTTYQLIKNIILPASLPSFLVGLRSGLGLGWMFVVAAELMGASSGLGYLLVFGQNMSSPDLIIASIILFALIGKISDALLKGVEKKALHWQDSLTNQ, encoded by the coding sequence ATGGCACAACAATCAGGAAGTAATTATGTAAAGCCACTTCGTTCGACTTTTAGAGTACGGTTTCCTATTCAACGAATTCTTCAAGCTTCTAAGTCTGTTTTTATTGGTAGCGTTCTTCCTATTTCACTAGTAATCGCTTGGGAGGTATTGAGTAGAGTAGGAGTTTTTCCTCCTCATTTACTTCCAGCTCCTTCCTTAATTATTCAAAAGATAGTGTCAATGATTCAGGATGGGAGTTTATGGGGACATATTGGCATTACGTTAACAAGAGTTTTTGCGGGCTTTTTGCTTGGAGCGGTATTTGCAATTTTGCTTGGAGCGATAGTCGGCTTTTATAAACTAGCGGAGCAATTGCTCGACCCAATCCTTCAAGCATTTCGCTCCATCCCATCATTAGCCTGGGTTCCACTATTTATTTTATGGTTGAGCATAGGAGAGACTTCCAAAATTACATTAATAGCCGTTGGAGTGTTTTTTCCGGTGTATTTAAATATTGTTAGTGGGATTAAAGGGGTAGATCGTAAGTTAATTGAAGTGGGGAAAATATATGGATTTACTACTTACCAATTAATTAAAAATATAATTTTGCCTGCATCACTTCCTTCATTTTTAGTTGGTTTAAGAAGCGGATTAGGTCTAGGTTGGATGTTTGTCGTTGCGGCCGAGTTAATGGGTGCAAGTAGTGGTCTTGGCTACTTATTAGTATTTGGTCAAAATATGAGTTCTCCCGATCTTATCATTGCAAGTATTATCTTATTTGCTTTAATTGGGAAAATATCGGACGCATTGTTAAAGGGCGTGGAAAAGAAAGCGTTACATTGGCAAGATAGTTTAACGAACCAATAG
- a CDS encoding ABC transporter ATP-binding protein, which yields MLLSVKNSSRKFDNGNVAFTDVSFTANSGEIVGLLGTSGCGKSTLLRTISGLDKGYTGNISIHEKEARDNNENIGFMFQEPRLMPWLTVLENVVFGMKGKKNCKTNEAMNLLAQVGLKGFEHHYPKELSGGMAQRVAIARALITSPEILLLDEPFSALDAFTKMQLQDLLLTIWGRKKATMLLVTHDIDEALYLCDRLLVFRGQPGELCEEINVSKERPRSRGDEQLAKQKEVILSLLNVENSN from the coding sequence GTGCTTTTATCAGTCAAAAATAGTAGTAGAAAATTTGATAATGGAAATGTTGCTTTTACGGATGTAAGTTTTACGGCTAATAGTGGAGAAATTGTCGGCTTACTCGGAACGAGCGGATGTGGAAAAAGTACTCTTCTTCGTACGATATCTGGCCTTGATAAAGGGTATACAGGCAATATTTCTATTCATGAAAAAGAAGCGAGAGATAACAATGAAAATATCGGGTTTATGTTTCAAGAACCGAGACTAATGCCATGGTTAACTGTATTAGAGAACGTAGTCTTTGGTATGAAAGGGAAAAAGAATTGTAAAACAAACGAGGCGATGAATCTACTAGCGCAAGTCGGTTTAAAAGGGTTTGAGCATCACTACCCGAAGGAATTATCTGGAGGCATGGCTCAACGGGTTGCCATCGCAAGAGCCCTCATCACCTCACCGGAAATACTGTTGTTAGACGAACCGTTCAGTGCGTTAGATGCTTTTACAAAAATGCAGCTCCAAGACCTATTGTTAACAATATGGGGTAGAAAGAAAGCAACGATGTTATTAGTAACCCATGATATTGACGAAGCACTCTATCTTTGTGATCGACTGTTAGTTTTTAGAGGGCAGCCAGGTGAGTTATGTGAAGAAATCAACGTTTCAAAAGAAAGGCCTCGTTCTAGAGGAGATGAACAGTTAGCTAAACAGAAGGAAGTCATTTTATCGCTCTTAAATGTAGAAAATTCGAATTAG
- the acsA gene encoding acetate--CoA ligase: protein MKLREASALKQGEGAFNLSNYEEVSKQFSWDTIHPQFSWHRTNKVNMAYECIDRHVEDGYGEKIALIYMNGHFKETHTFSNLKKKTDEWGYLLKSQGVKKGDRVFVFLPKHPDCYIAVLAAIKIGAIVGPLFEAFMEEAIFDRMYDCEASVLITNEELLQRVPVSKLPHLQSIYITDNIEHPIAKSIPKLVEEVSVNGEIVEWVDLNDGMIIHYTSGSTGKPKGVLHAHRVMIQQYQTGQWVLDLKEDDVYWCTAHPGWVTGSSYGIFAPWLNRATIVVHGGRFDAKEWFEVLERTGVTVWYSAPTAFRLLMDKSDLIPDYSFSLRHILSVGEPLNPEVITWGVEKLNLQIHDTWWMTETGAQLIVNLPSAKIKPGSMGRPIPGIKAAIIDEEGNTVHPYELGLLAIKKGWPSMMKEIWKNEEKYHSYFVGDWYISGDLAYMDEEGYIFFQGRNDDMINSSGERIGPFEVESKLIEHQAVLEAAVIGKPDRVRGEIVKAFIVLAEGYEETEELKKEIQTFVRNKLSAHAMPREIEILRELPKTQISGKILRRALREDKDVDRGTDTVDGGTGPTSVA from the coding sequence ATGAAACTGCGAGAAGCATCTGCGCTTAAACAAGGAGAAGGGGCTTTTAATCTTTCAAACTATGAGGAAGTTTCTAAGCAATTTTCGTGGGATACGATTCATCCTCAATTTAGCTGGCATCGTACGAATAAGGTGAATATGGCTTATGAATGTATAGATCGCCATGTGGAAGATGGATATGGGGAGAAGATTGCATTAATTTATATGAATGGTCACTTTAAAGAAACGCATACCTTTTCTAATTTGAAGAAGAAAACGGATGAGTGGGGTTATCTATTAAAATCACAAGGTGTGAAAAAAGGGGACCGTGTTTTTGTATTTTTACCAAAGCATCCAGACTGTTATATTGCGGTGTTAGCTGCAATTAAAATTGGTGCGATTGTCGGTCCGTTATTTGAAGCCTTTATGGAGGAAGCAATTTTTGATCGTATGTACGACTGTGAAGCATCCGTTTTGATTACGAACGAGGAATTGTTACAAAGAGTGCCAGTTAGCAAACTACCACATCTTCAATCTATTTACATTACAGACAATATAGAGCATCCAATTGCGAAATCGATTCCAAAATTGGTGGAAGAGGTAAGTGTTAATGGCGAAATCGTTGAATGGGTAGATTTAAATGATGGCATGATCATTCACTATACGTCTGGGTCTACAGGAAAGCCGAAAGGAGTTTTACACGCACATCGAGTGATGATTCAACAATATCAAACAGGACAATGGGTTTTGGATTTAAAAGAGGATGATGTATATTGGTGTACGGCCCATCCAGGTTGGGTAACGGGTAGTTCGTATGGGATCTTTGCCCCATGGTTAAATAGGGCAACTATTGTCGTACATGGTGGTAGGTTCGATGCGAAAGAATGGTTTGAAGTACTTGAACGAACAGGGGTAACGGTGTGGTATAGTGCTCCAACTGCCTTCCGTCTACTTATGGATAAATCCGACCTTATTCCTGACTATTCTTTTTCACTACGCCACATTTTAAGTGTTGGAGAACCGTTAAATCCTGAAGTCATTACGTGGGGAGTCGAAAAATTGAATTTGCAGATACATGATACGTGGTGGATGACCGAAACTGGAGCGCAGTTAATTGTCAATTTACCATCTGCAAAAATCAAACCAGGTTCAATGGGTAGGCCTATACCTGGAATTAAAGCAGCGATAATTGATGAAGAAGGAAATACTGTGCACCCCTATGAACTAGGACTTTTAGCGATCAAAAAGGGCTGGCCATCGATGATGAAGGAGATTTGGAAAAACGAGGAGAAATATCATTCCTACTTTGTCGGCGATTGGTACATATCCGGTGATTTAGCTTATATGGATGAGGAAGGATATATATTTTTTCAAGGTAGAAACGATGACATGATTAATTCTTCAGGAGAAAGAATTGGGCCGTTCGAAGTGGAGAGCAAACTAATAGAACATCAGGCTGTTTTGGAAGCAGCGGTAATCGGAAAGCCTGACCGAGTTCGAGGAGAAATTGTGAAAGCATTCATTGTATTGGCAGAGGGGTATGAAGAAACCGAGGAATTGAAAAAGGAAATACAGACCTTTGTCCGAAATAAACTATCTGCCCACGCAATGCCACGTGAAATCGAAATCTTAAGAGAACTACCAAAAACCCAAATCAGCGGAAAAATCCTCAGAAGAGCACTCCGCGAAGACAAAGATGTGGACAGAGGGACAGACACCGTGGACGGAGGGACAGGTCCCACTAGCGTTGCGTGA
- a CDS encoding IS4 family transposase: MNKKSIGREMLICQCLSLLPTEDFDCRLMDYRNYKLSTKSLIRTFVSAQLDQWSSYSHMEEKLQAYPKLREEIGIEEISGSQLSRRINDLPTELVQKLFIKVVENLSELTKGLQGLPNGLGRLRIVDSTEIRLPQNLCDWANISKKQTGVKMHTRLTVASSDVVFPDKIVPSSGRLSDFESSDVMIEKSDSIYIMDRGYPSRENLQSWQEKGVSFVVRISKSLRLGMLEEFTPTHPSVVRDAKVSYTVSQPPVRYVEFIDEKKRTYRILTDRFDLADQQIMELYRARWMIELFFKWIKQHLRLTKIWSTKPQGIWNQMFLALIAYVLSLIIKLQTHSKKSPWEFFRLLQTYLFKTVSSFEKALNIKKKRTSKGRQKVPISKNKLTPELGNVAMDKKGIKKRKRR, encoded by the coding sequence ATGAATAAGAAAAGTATAGGTCGAGAGATGCTCATTTGTCAATGTTTATCACTTCTTCCTACAGAGGATTTTGATTGTCGGTTAATGGATTATAGGAATTATAAACTTTCAACAAAGTCACTGATAAGGACTTTTGTGTCAGCTCAATTAGATCAGTGGAGTTCCTATAGTCACATGGAGGAAAAGTTACAAGCCTATCCAAAACTACGCGAAGAAATCGGGATAGAGGAAATCAGTGGCTCACAGTTAAGCCGGAGGATTAATGATTTACCAACTGAGCTGGTCCAAAAATTATTTATAAAAGTTGTTGAAAATCTTTCTGAACTTACTAAAGGATTACAGGGTCTTCCGAATGGGTTAGGGAGGTTACGAATCGTTGATTCTACCGAAATAAGGTTACCCCAAAATTTATGTGACTGGGCAAATATTTCGAAGAAACAAACGGGAGTTAAAATGCATACGCGACTAACGGTTGCTTCTTCAGACGTTGTTTTTCCAGACAAAATTGTACCATCCTCCGGAAGGTTAAGTGACTTTGAAAGTTCAGATGTAATGATAGAAAAATCAGATTCTATCTATATAATGGACCGCGGCTATCCTTCCAGAGAGAATCTTCAATCCTGGCAAGAAAAAGGCGTATCGTTTGTCGTGCGGATATCCAAATCCCTTCGATTGGGGATGTTAGAAGAATTTACTCCTACACATCCATCTGTAGTTCGGGACGCTAAAGTATCCTATACGGTTTCTCAACCACCAGTACGTTATGTAGAATTCATCGACGAAAAAAAGAGAACATATAGGATTCTGACGGATAGATTTGACCTTGCAGACCAACAAATAATGGAATTATATCGAGCGCGGTGGATGATAGAATTATTCTTTAAATGGATTAAACAACATTTAAGATTAACAAAAATATGGAGCACTAAGCCACAAGGAATTTGGAACCAAATGTTCTTAGCCTTGATTGCGTACGTATTATCGTTAATCATTAAACTCCAAACACATTCTAAAAAGTCACCTTGGGAATTCTTTAGACTACTACAAACCTATCTGTTTAAAACAGTTAGCTCATTTGAAAAAGCTCTAAATATCAAAAAGAAAAGAACGTCCAAAGGAAGACAAAAGGTCCCGATATCAAAAAATAAGTTGACACCGGAACTTGGTAATGTAGCTATGGATAAAAAGGGAATCAAAAAAAGAAAACGAAGATAA